Proteins from a genomic interval of Streptococcus oralis:
- a CDS encoding flavocytochrome c — MKLVAIVGTNAKKSYNRNLLQFMKRHFAQKADIEILEITDVPMFNETDDQTDTPIIQKFNQAISEADGVIISTPEHNHTIPSSLNSLLEWLSFNIHPLDGKPTMIVGASYDIQGSSRAQLHLRQILDAPGVNATVMPGSEFLLGRAHRAFDDNGNLIDERTVDFLDSCFYRFLRFVSVANQLNLPEEVRFEPGTYHVTTEGHNGKLPMDVTVSEDRIEKIEIDSSGESSGIADVVFTRIPAEIIEGQTLNVDAVSGASVTSNGVLDGVARAVKQAGANPDVLRKRSKAPSALDKEDKTYQADVVIVGGGGAGLAAAAAVLQAGKKPIIVEKFPAIGGNTVRAGGPMNAPDPAWQGTFAAHPGEAHTLQELIAIDESTIDPEYLEDFRALKVEVEQYLQDPSYLFDSTLLYRIQTYIGGKRKDLQGNEIHGQYDLVSVLTERALESVRWLEDIGVEFVRSEVTMPVGALWRRGHKPVQPMGYAFISVLQKYVLENGGKILTDSPVKELLVKDGAVKGVRAEGRNGQTIIVNADAVVLASGGFGANTKMLQKYNTYWTEIADDIATSNTPAVTGDGILLGQSVGADLVGMGFSQMMPVSDPVTGALFSGLQVPPANFIMVNTQGKRFVDEYGSRDKLSQAAIDNGGLFYLIADDRIKETAYNTSQEKIDAQVKAGTLYRADTIEELAVQIGMDPQVLVETIKNYNSYVDAGFDPEFNKGSFDLKCEVAPFYATPRKPAVHHTMGGLKIDTSTHVLNEKGQIIPGLYAAGEVAGGLHAGNRLGGNSLTDIFTFGRIAGQTAVQENC, encoded by the coding sequence ATGAAATTAGTAGCTATTGTTGGGACTAATGCAAAAAAATCCTATAATCGCAACCTGTTGCAATTTATGAAAAGACATTTTGCTCAGAAAGCGGATATTGAGATTTTAGAAATAACAGATGTACCGATGTTCAATGAAACAGATGATCAAACAGATACACCTATTATTCAGAAGTTTAATCAAGCTATTTCAGAAGCTGATGGTGTCATTATCTCGACACCCGAGCACAATCATACGATTCCATCAAGTTTGAATAGCTTGCTCGAGTGGTTGTCTTTTAACATTCATCCACTAGACGGAAAGCCGACAATGATTGTAGGAGCTTCCTATGATATTCAAGGTTCTTCACGTGCCCAACTTCATCTTCGTCAGATTCTTGATGCTCCTGGAGTAAATGCAACAGTTATGCCAGGCAGTGAGTTTTTACTTGGTCGAGCTCATCGAGCATTTGATGATAATGGAAATTTAATTGATGAACGAACTGTAGATTTCCTAGATAGTTGTTTTTATCGCTTCCTTCGCTTTGTATCCGTTGCAAACCAACTAAATCTCCCTGAAGAAGTTCGATTTGAACCGGGGACTTATCATGTTACAACTGAAGGCCATAATGGTAAATTGCCGATGGATGTCACGGTTTCTGAGGACCGTATTGAAAAAATTGAAATCGATTCTTCTGGAGAATCTTCAGGAATCGCAGATGTTGTCTTTACTCGTATCCCAGCAGAAATCATTGAGGGACAAACCTTAAACGTTGATGCGGTGTCAGGAGCTTCTGTGACTTCAAATGGTGTCTTGGACGGAGTTGCGCGTGCGGTCAAACAAGCTGGTGCAAATCCAGATGTTTTACGCAAGCGTTCAAAAGCGCCATCTGCTCTAGATAAAGAAGATAAAACCTATCAGGCAGACGTTGTCATCGTTGGAGGTGGAGGAGCTGGTTTAGCTGCGGCTGCTGCAGTCTTACAAGCTGGTAAGAAGCCGATTATTGTTGAGAAATTCCCAGCAATTGGAGGAAATACTGTTCGTGCAGGTGGTCCAATGAATGCACCAGATCCAGCATGGCAAGGAACCTTCGCAGCTCATCCAGGTGAGGCACATACGCTTCAAGAATTGATTGCGATAGATGAATCAACGATTGACCCAGAATATCTAGAGGACTTTAGAGCCTTGAAAGTTGAGGTTGAGCAGTATTTACAGGACCCAAGCTATTTGTTTGACTCTACCTTACTTTACCGTATCCAAACCTATATCGGTGGGAAACGAAAAGATTTACAAGGAAATGAAATTCATGGCCAATACGATTTAGTATCTGTTTTAACCGAACGGGCCCTAGAGTCTGTTCGTTGGTTGGAAGACATTGGTGTTGAATTTGTTCGTAGCGAAGTGACAATGCCAGTTGGAGCCCTTTGGCGTCGTGGTCATAAGCCGGTTCAACCAATGGGGTATGCCTTTATATCTGTCCTACAAAAATATGTTCTAGAAAATGGAGGTAAGATCTTGACTGACTCTCCAGTTAAAGAATTGCTTGTAAAAGACGGGGCTGTCAAGGGTGTCAGAGCAGAAGGCCGAAACGGTCAAACCATCATTGTCAATGCAGATGCTGTTGTTCTAGCTTCTGGAGGATTTGGTGCCAATACCAAGATGCTACAAAAATACAATACCTACTGGACTGAAATAGCAGATGATATTGCCACATCTAATACACCAGCTGTAACAGGAGATGGTATTCTTTTAGGTCAAAGTGTAGGTGCAGATTTGGTGGGTATGGGCTTTAGTCAAATGATGCCAGTATCCGATCCAGTGACAGGAGCTCTCTTCTCAGGACTTCAAGTTCCTCCAGCTAACTTCATCATGGTAAATACTCAAGGGAAGCGATTTGTAGATGAGTACGGTAGCCGAGACAAGCTATCTCAAGCGGCGATTGATAATGGTGGTTTGTTCTACTTGATTGCGGATGACCGCATCAAGGAAACTGCTTACAACACTAGCCAAGAAAAAATCGATGCCCAAGTCAAGGCAGGAACTCTCTATCGTGCAGATACGATAGAAGAGTTGGCGGTTCAGATTGGTATGGATCCACAAGTTCTAGTGGAAACGATTAAGAATTACAATTCCTATGTAGATGCAGGTTTTGATCCTGAATTTAATAAAGGTAGTTTTGATCTCAAGTGTGAGGTTGCGCCATTTTACGCAACACCGAGAAAACCGGCCGTTCACCATACAATGGGTGGACTCAAGATTGATACTTCAACACACGTTTTGAACGAAAAAGGTCAGATTATTCCTGGTTTGTATGCTGCCGGAGAAGTCGCAGGTGGACTCCATGCAGGTAACCGTCTAGGAGGAAATTCGCTTACGGATATCTTTACTTTTGGACGTATTGCAGGTCAAACAGCTGTTCAAGAAAATTGTTAG
- a CDS encoding NADPH-dependent FMN reductase, translating into MKLVAIVGTNSDRSTNRKLLKFMQKHFSDKADIEVLEIKQLPAFNEPEDKQAPVEVQAFSEKILAADGVIISTPEYDHTIPAPLASALEWIAYTSRALINKPTMIVGASLGLLGTSRAQAHLRQILDAPELKARVMPGTEFFLGHSEQVLDDECHLNNPEKVAELEEHFSEFQNFVELTKALVKPEDTNRKKSFIWEEWLKA; encoded by the coding sequence ATGAAACTAGTTGCTATCGTTGGAACCAATTCGGATCGCTCAACCAATCGGAAACTCTTGAAATTTATGCAAAAGCACTTCTCGGATAAGGCCGACATTGAGGTATTGGAAATCAAACAATTGCCAGCATTTAACGAACCTGAGGACAAGCAAGCACCAGTTGAGGTTCAAGCTTTTTCAGAAAAAATTCTTGCTGCAGATGGTGTGATTATTTCAACACCTGAGTACGATCACACAATACCAGCACCTTTGGCCTCTGCTTTGGAGTGGATTGCCTATACCAGTCGTGCCTTAATCAATAAACCAACTATGATTGTAGGTGCTTCTCTCGGTTTGCTAGGAACATCTAGAGCGCAGGCACATTTACGTCAAATTTTAGATGCGCCGGAGCTTAAAGCGAGAGTTATGCCTGGTACAGAGTTCTTTCTAGGTCATTCTGAGCAAGTACTAGATGATGAGTGTCATTTGAACAATCCTGAAAAGGTTGCAGAACTAGAAGAACATTTTTCAGAGTTTCAAAATTTTGTTGAACTAACAAAAGCTTTAGTAAAACCTGAAGATACAAATCGTAAAAAATCATTCATCTGGGAAGAATGGTTAAAAGCCTAG
- a CDS encoding L-lactate MFS transporter, with translation MKETFNRWRILVASTAILLCTGAVYSFSVFAGPLSSSTGWSMSDIMLAFAINSAIGPIPMILGGYLVDKGYVKWTIALGALLFASGFYLTGYANSPAMLYLTYGLMAGLGQGFAYSGALSNSLRLFPDKRGLASGILTGGMGFAAVIASPVASNLIQQQDAFFAFRTIGLVYIVVIICAIFFIKAAPSGYQPSGWKAPVQTKQGPTNKTWKQMLRSPLFYIIISMFFVGAFSGLMIASQASPIGQSMFGLSAGTAALYVSLYSIANSSGRFIWGSLSDKIGRSKTLLIIYSVIVLALFSLTIVPGQFGFTLGIIGLGICFGGVMGVFPSIVMENYGPANQGVNYGIVFTGYSLAAFFAPKVAVQMAMANNGNYSVAFYVAIALAFIGLMLTIFYMKKKA, from the coding sequence ATGAAAGAGACATTCAATCGTTGGCGGATTCTAGTCGCGTCTACAGCCATTCTTCTTTGCACAGGTGCCGTCTATTCCTTTTCTGTTTTTGCCGGACCACTTAGCAGTTCAACAGGCTGGTCCATGTCAGATATTATGTTAGCATTTGCTATCAACTCTGCAATCGGCCCTATCCCCATGATTCTAGGAGGTTATTTAGTTGACAAAGGTTATGTAAAATGGACCATCGCCCTCGGCGCTCTCCTATTTGCTAGCGGATTTTACTTAACCGGCTATGCCAATTCACCAGCCATGCTTTATTTGACCTATGGATTAATGGCTGGACTTGGTCAAGGTTTTGCCTATTCGGGTGCCCTCTCCAATTCACTTCGCCTCTTCCCTGATAAACGTGGCTTAGCCTCTGGAATTCTGACAGGCGGAATGGGATTTGCCGCAGTCATCGCTTCTCCAGTCGCAAGCAATCTCATTCAACAACAAGATGCCTTCTTTGCTTTTCGTACCATTGGGCTAGTCTATATTGTTGTTATCATCTGTGCCATTTTCTTTATCAAGGCAGCTCCAAGCGGCTACCAACCATCAGGCTGGAAAGCTCCAGTACAAACTAAGCAAGGACCTACTAATAAAACCTGGAAACAAATGCTACGAAGCCCTCTGTTTTACATTATCATTAGCATGTTCTTTGTCGGCGCCTTTTCTGGTTTGATGATTGCCTCTCAGGCATCGCCAATCGGTCAATCAATGTTTGGACTCTCTGCAGGAACTGCAGCTCTCTATGTTTCTCTCTATTCCATTGCAAACTCTAGTGGTCGTTTTATCTGGGGATCACTCTCTGATAAAATTGGCCGTTCAAAGACCTTATTGATTATCTATTCTGTCATTGTCCTAGCTTTATTCTCTCTAACTATCGTCCCTGGTCAATTCGGCTTCACCTTAGGAATTATAGGACTTGGTATCTGCTTTGGTGGTGTTATGGGGGTCTTCCCATCTATCGTCATGGAAAATTACGGTCCTGCAAATCAGGGAGTCAACTACGGTATCGTCTTCACTGGATATTCTTTAGCAGCATTTTTCGCTCCCAAAGTCGCTGTTCAAATGGCAATGGCTAATAATGGAAATTATAGTGTAGCTTTTTATGTGGCTATCGCTTTGGCCTTCATTGGACTTATGCTTACTATTTTTTATATGAAAAAGAAAGCTTAA
- a CDS encoding AraC family transcriptional regulator, translating into MADRSRFLRDNPSDFPYDFEKQILSKTSPDTIYHCHPELEIIYVTKGSAIVHINSERFESREGDIFLIQPTSLHAIYSHKDQELFSTSFRIHLDYLGRSQIDSFSQRYIQPLHSGHFCLTPQISPGDKAYDQIQSCLLSLFSILEEKGIYYDLLIKSKLYELLHLLFKYRYVNRHYTDDTYQKYQKLKEVICYLEQHYAEPIHIEQLAAIFGYSKNHFMSIFKQHTGASCMDYLLQLRLEKSCEKLVQTNLSIQEIASQVGFTNLSNFNRQFKQHYHLTPRQYRNQQLKKKT; encoded by the coding sequence ATGGCAGACCGTTCACGTTTCTTACGAGATAACCCATCTGACTTCCCATATGATTTTGAAAAACAAATCCTATCCAAAACGTCTCCTGACACAATCTATCATTGTCATCCTGAACTAGAGATTATTTACGTTACAAAGGGTTCTGCCATCGTTCATATCAACTCAGAACGCTTTGAAAGTCGTGAAGGAGATATTTTTCTTATCCAACCGACCTCTCTCCATGCTATCTATTCTCACAAAGATCAAGAACTATTTTCTACCAGCTTTCGGATTCATCTAGATTATCTTGGTAGAAGTCAAATTGACAGTTTTAGCCAACGCTATATTCAACCCCTCCACTCTGGCCACTTTTGCCTCACTCCTCAAATATCACCAGGCGATAAAGCCTATGATCAAATTCAATCCTGCCTTCTTTCCCTCTTTTCTATCCTTGAAGAAAAAGGCATATACTACGATCTACTCATAAAGTCTAAACTATACGAATTGCTTCATCTTCTCTTTAAGTATCGATATGTCAATCGACACTATACAGATGATACCTATCAAAAATACCAAAAACTAAAAGAAGTGATTTGCTACCTTGAACAGCACTATGCAGAACCCATTCATATCGAACAACTAGCTGCAATATTTGGATATAGTAAAAATCACTTTATGAGTATTTTCAAGCAACATACTGGAGCCAGTTGTATGGACTACCTGCTCCAGTTACGTCTTGAAAAATCCTGTGAGAAACTCGTCCAAACCAACCTCAGCATTCAAGAAATTGCAAGCCAAGTCGGTTTCACCAACCTTTCAAACTTCAACCGTCAATTTAAGCAGCACTATCACTTAACACCTAGACAGTATCGAAATCAACAACTTAAAAAGAAAACATGA
- a CDS encoding GNAT family N-acetyltransferase, which yields MISVRKQEVVKLEDVLHLYQAVGWTNYTHQPQMLEQALSHSLAIYLALDGDAVVGLVRLVGDGFTSIFVQDLIVLPCHQRQGIGSDLMKEVLGDYKDAYQVQLVTEQTEKTLGFYRSLGFETLSTYDCTGMIWVDRKR from the coding sequence ATGATTAGCGTGAGAAAGCAAGAAGTTGTCAAGTTAGAAGATGTTTTACATCTCTATCAGGCAGTAGGTTGGACAAACTATACACATCAACCCCAAATGTTGGAGCAGGCTTTGTCTCACTCATTAGCGATTTACCTGGCACTTGATGGCGATGCCGTGGTGGGCTTGGTCCGTTTGGTCGGAGATGGTTTTACATCGATTTTTGTCCAGGATTTGATTGTTTTGCCTTGCCATCAGCGCCAAGGGATTGGTAGCGACTTGATGAAAGAGGTTTTAGGTGATTACAAAGATGCCTATCAAGTCCAACTAGTGACCGAACAGACAGAAAAAACCTTGGGATTCTATCGTTCTCTGGGATTTGAAACTTTATCTACTTATGATTGCACAGGAATGATTTGGGTGGATCGAAAAAGATAA
- a CDS encoding GNAT family N-acetyltransferase → MPVNEYGQIIGESMKGYTPGELPSIDSLEGRYARIEALSVEKHAEDLLAVYGPDTPREMWTYLFQEPVADMEELVTVLNQMLNRKDRFYYVIIDKATGKALGTFSLMRIDQNNRVIEVGAVTFSPALKGTRIGTEAQYLLARYVFEELNYRRYEWKCDSLNLPSRRAAERLGFVYEGTFRQAVVYKGRTRDTDWLSMIDKDWPQVKARLEAWLAPENFDKDGRQYKSLREL, encoded by the coding sequence ATGCCAGTAAATGAATATGGTCAGATAATTGGTGAGTCAATGAAAGGTTATACACCAGGTGAATTGCCTTCCATTGATTCCTTAGAAGGGCGCTACGCTCGGATAGAGGCTCTTTCGGTGGAGAAGCATGCAGAGGATTTGCTAGCTGTTTATGGTCCAGATACTCCTCGGGAGATGTGGACCTACCTCTTTCAGGAACCAGTGGCAGATATGGAGGAACTAGTTACCGTCTTAAATCAGATGTTAAATCGTAAGGATCGTTTTTACTACGTGATTATAGACAAGGCAACTGGTAAGGCCTTGGGAACATTTTCTCTCATGCGCATTGACCAGAATAACCGAGTAATAGAAGTTGGTGCCGTCACCTTTTCGCCTGCTCTTAAGGGTACGAGGATAGGGACAGAGGCTCAATATCTCCTAGCTCGCTATGTTTTTGAGGAGCTTAACTATCGTCGCTATGAATGGAAATGTGATTCTCTAAATCTGCCATCCAGACGAGCAGCGGAACGTTTGGGCTTTGTCTATGAAGGAACCTTCCGCCAGGCAGTCGTTTATAAGGGGCGTACGAGGGATACGGATTGGCTCTCTATGATTGATAAGGACTGGCCTCAAGTTAAAGCTCGTTTGGAAGCATGGCTGGCTCCTGAAAACTTTGATAAAGATGGACGGCAGTACAAGAGCTTGAGAGAGCTCTAA
- a CDS encoding DUF3021 domain-containing protein, with the protein MKRLIAYFVSGMRTASFVYLSLVLLAQFYSGITYPAPTTKNILALFLMSGIMGVLTLILERLEFLAYSMRVGVHLLATATILVLTYLFFGWGSALLSPLLWFFFLLIYGLIWLYQIWQTHKLTQRINQALEEKRKKTDH; encoded by the coding sequence ATGAAGCGATTGATTGCTTATTTTGTATCGGGAATGCGGACGGCCTCCTTTGTTTATTTGAGTTTGGTGTTATTGGCTCAGTTTTATTCAGGTATCACCTATCCCGCACCAACGACAAAAAATATTCTAGCTTTGTTTTTGATGAGTGGAATTATGGGGGTATTGACCTTAATCCTTGAAAGGCTAGAGTTTCTTGCTTATAGTATGCGTGTAGGAGTTCATTTGTTAGCGACAGCTACTATTTTAGTATTGACCTACCTATTTTTTGGCTGGGGTTCAGCATTGTTGAGTCCCTTGCTGTGGTTCTTTTTCTTGTTAATTTATGGACTGATATGGTTGTACCAGATCTGGCAAACTCACAAACTCACCCAACGAATTAATCAAGCCTTAGAAGAGAAAAGAAAGAAAACGGATCACTAA
- a CDS encoding LytTR family DNA-binding domain-containing protein: protein MKIRFEMKTEFSEKDPHILIQAAQLTDQAREVMEYLEQFSTTNQVVIPIRTDDHLVMVKIEDLILADIDKNLLTIYTVDGIYKTKETLTNFQNRINRRNFIQISRHSIINIDHLESLSDSFSGNMMAKMTRGIKSSVSRKYVKSLMDYLGL, encoded by the coding sequence ATGAAGATTCGTTTTGAAATGAAGACAGAGTTTTCAGAAAAAGACCCACACATTTTAATTCAGGCAGCTCAGTTAACTGACCAAGCAAGAGAAGTCATGGAGTATTTAGAACAATTTTCAACGACTAATCAGGTGGTCATTCCTATTCGAACGGATGATCATCTGGTTATGGTGAAAATTGAGGATCTTATTCTAGCAGATATCGATAAGAATTTGTTGACCATTTATACGGTAGACGGGATTTATAAAACTAAGGAAACATTGACAAACTTTCAGAATCGGATTAACCGGCGTAACTTTATACAGATATCACGTCATTCAATTATAAACATTGACCATCTAGAGTCATTATCGGATAGTTTTTCAGGAAACATGATGGCTAAGATGACTCGGGGTATCAAATCTAGTGTGAGTCGGAAATACGTTAAGTCCTTAATGGATTATTTAGGTTTATAG
- a CDS encoding ABC transporter permease gives MLALLKRNFILYFRNRSGVFFSLLGALISFLLYIIFLQKNLTDAWSQLPDNTNLLNNWLMGGTLAVTGMTTSFTALTQMVQDRENQVDQDLFLTDLGNWGLQTSYLISSIVISFVMQVFMYAVMSFYFKESPVISHLPEIALIMLLSSLLSSLVNVLLVYRFQSVDSLGKLATIVGTASGFLVGTYIPIGVLPDSAQLFMKCTPATYIASLYRQVLMKDRLETAFSGNNSLLQEFQEKMGIQINWQELLTKEETYFIVVIISLVAILLWILFVKVFSKRK, from the coding sequence ATGCTAGCTTTATTGAAACGGAATTTTATCTTATATTTTCGTAATCGTTCGGGAGTATTTTTCTCATTATTGGGGGCATTGATTTCCTTCCTCCTTTATATCATTTTTTTGCAGAAGAACTTGACGGATGCTTGGTCCCAACTCCCTGATAATACGAACCTTTTAAATAACTGGCTGATGGGTGGGACCTTGGCTGTGACTGGGATGACAACCAGTTTTACGGCTCTTACACAAATGGTACAGGATCGTGAAAATCAAGTGGATCAAGATCTCTTCTTGACAGATTTAGGTAACTGGGGCTTACAGACGTCCTATCTAATCAGTAGTATTGTCATTTCTTTTGTCATGCAGGTGTTTATGTATGCTGTTATGAGTTTTTATTTTAAAGAGAGCCCAGTTATCAGTCATTTACCGGAAATCGCTTTGATTATGTTGTTAAGCAGTCTGCTTTCAAGTTTGGTAAATGTTCTCTTGGTTTACCGTTTTCAATCTGTAGATAGCCTTGGGAAACTGGCAACGATAGTGGGAACTGCCTCTGGATTTTTAGTAGGAACTTATATCCCTATTGGAGTACTACCTGATTCTGCACAGCTTTTCATGAAATGTACCCCTGCAACTTATATTGCTTCTCTTTATCGACAAGTCTTGATGAAAGATCGGTTAGAGACTGCATTTTCAGGAAACAACAGTCTGTTACAGGAATTTCAAGAAAAAATGGGAATCCAAATCAACTGGCAAGAACTATTGACAAAGGAAGAAACATACTTTATAGTGGTTATTATCAGTCTCGTCGCTATTCTTCTTTGGATTTTATTTGTTAAAGTGTTTAGCAAGAGAAAATAA
- a CDS encoding ABC transporter ATP-binding protein, with translation MILQAKHLTKRYGNHMAVDDIQLEFEKGSFNAILGPNGAGKSTTISMLIGLKKPTQGQIRYAPNTKIGVVFQASVLDEMLTVRENLTIRAQQYKEIAASRVDDLIHQLGLTAFQKQLYGTLSGGQKRRVDIARALLSRPDILFLDEPTTGLDIQTRKSIWDLLYRLQKDEGMTIILTTHYLDEADEADQIYIVDHGKVIAQGSATAIKSQYASNILKIRFKEMKDLEKLLQTGMTVEEENELKYLFYPRTSQEAIEYLAKVREEIDSFEFRPGTMDDAFIALTGREVR, from the coding sequence ATGATTTTACAAGCTAAACATTTGACTAAACGGTACGGCAATCATATGGCTGTCGATGATATTCAGTTAGAGTTTGAAAAAGGAAGTTTCAATGCTATTTTGGGACCCAATGGTGCAGGGAAATCAACCACTATTTCCATGTTAATCGGTTTGAAAAAGCCGACACAAGGTCAAATTCGATATGCGCCAAATACGAAAATCGGAGTTGTTTTTCAAGCTAGTGTACTGGATGAGATGTTGACGGTTAGGGAAAATCTCACGATTCGTGCTCAACAGTATAAGGAGATTGCAGCAAGTCGTGTGGATGATTTGATTCATCAACTGGGTTTGACTGCTTTCCAGAAACAACTCTATGGAACCTTGTCAGGTGGGCAAAAACGTCGGGTTGATATTGCGCGTGCTCTTCTTTCGCGACCAGATATTCTTTTCTTGGATGAACCAACGACAGGTCTTGATATTCAGACTCGCAAATCCATATGGGATCTGCTGTATCGACTACAAAAGGATGAAGGGATGACTATTATCTTAACGACTCATTATCTGGATGAAGCAGATGAAGCGGATCAGATCTATATCGTTGATCATGGAAAAGTGATCGCGCAAGGTTCTGCGACTGCTATCAAAAGTCAGTATGCATCTAATATCCTAAAAATTCGTTTTAAGGAAATGAAGGATTTAGAAAAGTTGCTACAGACTGGAATGACAGTAGAGGAAGAAAACGAGTTGAAATATCTTTTTTATCCAAGGACGTCACAGGAAGCCATTGAATATTTGGCAAAAGTTCGAGAAGAAATTGATTCTTTTGAGTTTCGCCCAGGTACTATGGATGATGCCTTTATTGCACTTACAGGAAGAGAGGTTCGCTAA
- a CDS encoding YjdF family protein: protein MEIVSIGLTVYFEDGFWHGLFEQEYEGTYQVCRVTFGQEPKEDEILKLLQTQFVRLSFSPEATVKQHVKIKNPKRLQRAVKKQVKQKVSSKSQELLQLQHEEQKKHSKQQSSLQKQLLKQEKFERKQQKRREKHKGH from the coding sequence GTGGAAATCGTTTCAATTGGCTTGACAGTTTATTTTGAAGATGGATTTTGGCATGGATTGTTTGAACAAGAGTACGAGGGAACTTATCAAGTTTGTCGAGTGACATTTGGTCAGGAACCAAAAGAGGATGAAATTTTGAAACTTTTACAGACTCAGTTTGTTCGGTTATCTTTTAGTCCAGAGGCAACAGTCAAACAGCATGTGAAGATTAAGAATCCGAAGCGTCTGCAGCGAGCTGTAAAGAAACAGGTGAAGCAGAAAGTTTCTTCTAAGTCACAAGAGCTTTTACAGTTGCAGCACGAGGAACAAAAAAAGCATTCAAAACAACAGTCTAGTCTCCAAAAGCAATTGCTCAAGCAAGAGAAATTTGAACGCAAACAGCAAAAACGTAGAGAGAAGCACAAGGGGCACTAG